GTACTTTAGTTGCTTGTGTATATAGTATTTATCTATCTGCCACTGGTAAATATGCCGAGTTACCGGGTATTTCTGAAGCGGCATATTCCCAAGTACCTTTTTAGGTAGATGGGTTGGCACTGACTATATACACTGGATTGAGGGGGTTAAATCGAGTCATATTAGCAATAGATAATGATCTCGATATTTGGGTGTGTAATATTTTATAATCCCATCCATGTTTATTCAGCCATGATTGGGCTTGAGTTAAGTTTTCTAGGGTGGCAAGGGCGATCGCAATTTTACCTCGACGATTAATTTTTTTATCAATAATATTTAAAATTTCGTCCATTTCCCCTCCACTACCACCAATGAAAACTCGATCTGGATGGGGTAATTTTTCTAATACTTTTGTAGCTGAACCACTAATTATTTTTACATTATAGACTCCAAAATTGCGACAGTTTTTTTCTATTAAATTAACGGCGATCGCACTTTTTTCTATGGCATATATTTTACTGTGGTGAGCAAACCGCCCCATTTCAACAGAAATGCTTCCTGTACCTGCTCCCACATCCCAAATAATTTGATTTTGTTGTAAGCCCAACTCCCCTAATATTAATTGTCTAATTTCTTTTTTTGTCATCAAACCAGGGCGATCAGGAAAACCTAAAAAGAGATGATCATCTAAACCAATTAAAGGTAAATCTTGACTTTTTATTTGTTTATAAATATCCTTATCTTTTAATAAAATAACAATGTTTAAACTAGATACTCTTTCTAGGGTATCCCCTTCATGCAAATCATTAATTAAAGAAATTTTTTGATTTTTAGCACCAACATTCTCACATAACCATATCTGATAATGATGGGGTAACGACAACTGATGATAGAGATTTATAATAGCTTGAGGACTATTTTCCATGTCCGTAAGTATGGCTATTTTCCCTGCCCCATTTTTCATTTCCTTAATTAGGGGTTCTAAATCTCGACCATGAATACTCACTAATTTGGCATCTTGCCAAGGAATTTTGAGGGCATTAAAAGCAATTTGAACGGAGCTAAGGTGAGGATAGAAACTTAATTCTGATGGTGCAAAATTTTCCAACAAAAAACGACCTATCCCAAAAAATAAAGGATCTCCTGTGGCAAGAAAAACTATATTTTCCTGTTTAATTTGATATTCCTTAATCTTGGAAATTAAACTATTTAAATTTTGAATTTTTACCTTGATTCCTTGGTGATCTGGGAAATAGTTTAAGTGGCGATCGCCCCCTACTAAAACAGTAGCTGATTGAATTAAGGAGAGAATATGAGGAGATAGCCCTTCGGAACCATTTAAGCCAATTCCAATAACTTTAATTGTCATAATAAAAAGTAAATGTTTAAAATAATTATTAATTAATAGTTGTCATTAATTTGCCCTTTAATTTTAGTAACTTTAGTAGAGTAAATCAGAAAAAACTACCAAAATAGTATACACATATAATAATATAAAATCGTAATTATATATTCAAAAAAAATAATATAACCTGCTAATTTTTTCGATAATCGATAAATAATAAATAAAACATATATACCTACGTAGTTTTTTGGTGATTGGTTCAAACAAACTTTATCAAAACAACCCTTAATCCCCCCCAAATTTGATTACAATATGAGAGTGATTATAAAATCTAATAACTTATATAAACAAATATATGACCAGCATCCTATTGGTAGATGACCTGAAATCAGAGCTAGACTTGCTCAATGAGTATCTAACATCCGCAGGTTATCAAGTCACTACCGCCCAAGACGGTAAAGAAGCCCTCCAAAAAGTGATTGAGGTGAAACCTGATGCCATAGTCACCGATTGGATGATGCCCAATATGGGGGGGTTAGACTTGTGTCGTCAACTCAGAAAAAATCCTCATACTGCGAATATTCCCGTGGTAGCCTGTACCGCCAAAAACGGTAATGTGGATCGAATGTGGGCGGAAAAACAAGGAGTAAAAGCCTATGTGGTTAAACCTTGTACCAAAGACGACATAGTAAATGCAGTTAAAAGTGCGATCGCCTAAAATCCTATGTCCTCAACCTCTTCTTTTTCCAAACTACAGGAACTATTACCCCAACTGTTTCAAAGCAGTAACATCAAAGGTAATCTTTACCTCAGATGTCGTTTAGGGGTAGCCGATACCTTTTTGATTCCCATGGAATATGTGCGCGAATCCTTGCTAGTAGAAGGAAATCAAATCACGCCGATTCCGCAAATGTCATCCTGTGTCATGGGTTTGATGACTTCGAGAGAAAAAGTTTTTTGTGTCCTTGACTTACCGCAACTGGTAGGCTTTTCTGCCTTACCCACTTATTCTCGGCAACATCATCTCGTGGTAATTTCCGTTAGCCCCTTTTTGCCCCACTATGTTGATGACCAAGAAATATTTTTGGGTTTAGGTGTGAATGAAATTGAAGGTATTACCCGCATCGGAGTAGAGGAAGTTTTTAGTTTAGAAGAGGTGCAGAATTTACTACCCCAAGACAAAATCAACTATTGGTATAACCTCAGCCCCTACCTTGAAGGGTGGGTAAAAACCAATCAAAAACCCCTTGCCCTCCTAAGTCTGAACTCCATTGTCAGGGCAAGTCTGTAAATCCTTTATCCCCTAAACATTATGATTTCTGAACCATCTTCCCTTAATCCTTCTACAGAATCACCCTATATGAATGATAGTGCTAGTCAACCCAAACCCCAACCAAAACAAGGGGGAGGCACTTTACGGGAACGTTTGTTATTAACCGTTGTTCCCACTACCCTAATTCCCTTAATCGTCGTTAGTGCCATTGGAATTAATATTACTCGCTATCAACAGCAACAAAACCAACGCATTGAATTAGAACAAATTGCCCTCATTGCCCGAGAAACTAGCCAGACATTTCTTAATAATATTGCGCCGACAGATAATCAACAACCGATTTTAGAAGCAATTAATAATACTCTCCAAACCTCTTTGCGATTTCAGATTACCGATTCTCAGGTATTGCAAATTATTGATAGTAGTACGGGTAATGTGGTTAATGGGTTAGCAGGAAATGAAGAAGTTAATTTAGACCAAGTAATAGGGGGAGATACCATTTCTGAAGTGGGGAGAATTTTTGCGGAAGGTATTTTAAATAATGACTTGGAAACCACTTTATCATCTTTACAAAACATCAGTGGTTTTGACAATGTCAGCTTAACCAGCCCTGCGGGGGAAGATATTAATATTCTCAGCTTGGAGTATCAAGACAGATTTTTTAATTTTACAATCATTCCCGATACGAACCTGATTACTGTCGTTTCCATGACAGATTTTGATCTTGGTCAAGTAGGGGGGCAATTAATTATTATTTTTGCAACCATCGCTATATTTCTTGGTTTTTTGGCGGTAGGTAATATTATTCTTTTAGCTCAAACCCTTTCCCAACCCCTGACAAATTTAACTGATAAGGCTCAACAGGTCGCCCAAGGGGATTTGAACGCCCAAGCCATTCTTGAAGGTACCCAAGAAAATCGCACCCTTGCTGATAACTTTAACGCCCTTGTGACTCGGGTAAAAGAGTTGATTAAAGAGCAAGAGGCGATCGCCCTTGAACAAAGACAGGAAAAGGAAAAACTAGAATTAGGTATTTTTAATCTGTTGGATGAATTGCAATACGCCGTAGATGGAGATTTAACCGTAAGGGCAAGTTTAGACTCCATGGAAATGAGTACCGTTGCCGACTTGTGTAACGCTATCCTCGACAGTTTACAGGATATAGCCGCTCAGGTAAAAGAATCTAGCCGTCAGGTTGCCACCTCCCTCAATGAAAATGAACAGTCCATTCAAGAGTTAGCAGTGCAAACCATTCGAGAAAGTAAACAAACAAGGAAAACCCTCGAATCGGTGCAAAAAATGTCCTATTCCATCGAAGAAGTTGCCACCAATG
The sequence above is a segment of the Cyanobacterium stanieri PCC 7202 genome. Coding sequences within it:
- a CDS encoding precorrin-6Y C5,15-methyltransferase (decarboxylating) (PFAM: Tetrapyrrole (Corrin/Porphyrin) Methylases~TIGRFAM: precorrin-6Y C5,15-methyltransferase (decarboxylating), CbiT subunit; precorrin-6y C5,15-methyltransferase (decarboxylating), CbiE subunit~COGs: COG2242 Precorrin-6B methylase 2~InterPro IPR006365:IPR000878:IPR012818:IPR014008~KEGG: cyh:Cyan8802_1505 precorrin-6y C5,15-methyltransferase (decarboxylating), CbiE subunit~PFAM: Uroporphyrin-III C/tetrapyrrole (Corrin/Porphyrin) methyltransferase~PRIAM: Precorrin-6Y C(5,15)-methyltransferase (decarboxylating)~SPTR: Precorrin-6y C5,15-methyltransferase (Decarboxylating), CbiE subunit;~TIGRFAM: precorrin-6y C5,15-methyltransferase (decarboxylating), CbiE subunit; precorrin-6Y C5,15-methyltransferase (decarboxylating), CbiT subunit); translation: MTIKVIGIGLNGSEGLSPHILSLIQSATVLVGGDRHLNYFPDHQGIKVKIQNLNSLISKIKEYQIKQENIVFLATGDPLFFGIGRFLLENFAPSELSFYPHLSSVQIAFNALKIPWQDAKLVSIHGRDLEPLIKEMKNGAGKIAILTDMENSPQAIINLYHQLSLPHHYQIWLCENVGAKNQKISLINDLHEGDTLERVSSLNIVILLKDKDIYKQIKSQDLPLIGLDDHLFLGFPDRPGLMTKKEIRQLILGELGLQQNQIIWDVGAGTGSISVEMGRFAHHSKIYAIEKSAIAVNLIEKNCRNFGVYNVKIISGSATKVLEKLPHPDRVFIGGSGGEMDEILNIIDKKINRRGKIAIALATLENLTQAQSWLNKHGWDYKILHTQISRSLSIANMTRFNPLNPVYIVSANPST
- a CDS encoding response regulator receiver protein (PFAM: Response regulator receiver domain~COGs: COG0745 Response regulators consisting of a CheY-like receiver domain and a winged-helix DNA-binding domain~InterPro IPR001789~KEGG: amr:AM1_3742 response regulator~PFAM: response regulator receiver~SMART: response regulator receiver~SPTR: Response regulator), whose amino-acid sequence is MTSILLVDDLKSELDLLNEYLTSAGYQVTTAQDGKEALQKVIEVKPDAIVTDWMMPNMGGLDLCRQLRKNPHTANIPVVACTAKNGNVDRMWAEKQGVKAYVVKPCTKDDIVNAVKSAIA
- a CDS encoding CheW domain protein (PFAM: CheW-like domain~InterPro IPR002545:IPR010916~KEGG: amr:AM1_3741 hypothetical protein~PFAM: CheW domain protein~SMART: CheW domain protein~SPTR: Putative uncharacterized protein), whose translation is MSSTSSFSKLQELLPQLFQSSNIKGNLYLRCRLGVADTFLIPMEYVRESLLVEGNQITPIPQMSSCVMGLMTSREKVFCVLDLPQLVGFSALPTYSRQHHLVVISVSPFLPHYVDDQEIFLGLGVNEIEGITRIGVEEVFSLEEVQNLLPQDKINYWYNLSPYLEGWVKTNQKPLALLSLNSIVRASL
- a CDS encoding methyl-accepting chemotaxis sensory transducer (PFAM: HAMP domain; Methyl-accepting chemotaxis protein (MCP) signaling domain~COGs: COG0840 Methyl-accepting chemotaxis protein~InterPro IPR003660:IPR004089~KEGG: amr:AM1_3740 methyl-accepting chemotaxis protein, putative~PFAM: chemotaxis sensory transducer; histidine kinase HAMP region domain protein~SMART: chemotaxis sensory transducer; histidine kinase HAMP region domain protein~SPTR: Methyl-accepting chemotaxis protein, putative); its protein translation is MISEPSSLNPSTESPYMNDSASQPKPQPKQGGGTLRERLLLTVVPTTLIPLIVVSAIGINITRYQQQQNQRIELEQIALIARETSQTFLNNIAPTDNQQPILEAINNTLQTSLRFQITDSQVLQIIDSSTGNVVNGLAGNEEVNLDQVIGGDTISEVGRIFAEGILNNDLETTLSSLQNISGFDNVSLTSPAGEDINILSLEYQDRFFNFTIIPDTNLITVVSMTDFDLGQVGGQLIIIFATIAIFLGFLAVGNIILLAQTLSQPLTNLTDKAQQVAQGDLNAQAILEGTQENRTLADNFNALVTRVKELIKEQEAIALEQRQEKEKLELGIFNLLDELQYAVDGDLTVRASLDSMEMSTVADLCNAILDSLQDIAAQVKESSRQVATSLNENEQSIQELAVQTIRESKQTRKTLESVQKMSYSIEEVATNANQAATLADDAYKVTKEGSSAMDETVESIVSLRSNVGETAKKMKRLGESSQNISQVVSLIEEIALKTNLLAINASVEASRAGEQGQGFTVVAEQVGALAEQSAAATKQIAQLVTEIQRETQDVTIAMESGTSQVVNTTRLVESTKQRLEKVLERSQRINELMQSISQSTVSQAQTSRLVTELMQEIADQSEQRLFSSEQIAQSIKDTATIAKELESAVEQFKVNE